In Spirosoma aureum, a single genomic region encodes these proteins:
- a CDS encoding HlyD family secretion protein — translation MATTMATEEETTTEEKSAVKTYLPRIIIALILLVGGYFGYKAYVHSKEYETTDNAQIEGNSAPVLARVAGYVQAVNVEDYANVKQGQSLVTIDPQEYDVALAQADADYQQSLADLATARADLQNALANARNVAQNARVAQSNAQVQASRRDKAQQDLNRDQNLYKEQSLTRKQLEDSQNNVEVQSRQYTANVEQISLAKTSEGVAQAGIAKAQANIQKIQAVLKVKQAAIDNAKLKVGYAHLAAPISGKIGRKNVVVGQYVQPGQTLFTIVADSTFWVVANFKETQLEKMKLGQAVDIKLDAYPDLDVKGRISSLSEATGARFALLPPDNASGNFVKITQRVPVKIEILNPEKYKNELRAGLSVDAEVRVAN, via the coding sequence ATGGCAACCACAATGGCAACCGAAGAGGAAACAACTACGGAAGAAAAAAGCGCGGTAAAGACCTATCTGCCCCGCATTATTATAGCGCTTATTTTACTGGTAGGTGGATATTTTGGCTATAAAGCCTATGTCCACAGTAAAGAATATGAAACAACCGATAATGCCCAGATTGAGGGAAACTCAGCTCCAGTACTGGCCCGTGTGGCGGGTTACGTACAGGCTGTAAATGTAGAAGACTACGCGAACGTAAAACAGGGGCAGTCACTCGTTACAATCGATCCGCAGGAATATGACGTAGCGCTGGCACAAGCCGATGCCGACTATCAGCAATCGCTGGCGGATCTGGCCACGGCACGCGCCGATTTGCAGAATGCACTGGCCAATGCCCGTAATGTTGCCCAGAATGCCCGCGTCGCTCAGTCGAACGCGCAGGTACAGGCGTCACGTCGTGATAAAGCCCAGCAGGATTTGAATCGGGACCAGAATCTGTACAAAGAGCAATCACTGACCAGAAAACAACTGGAAGATTCTCAGAACAATGTTGAAGTGCAGTCGCGCCAGTATACGGCTAATGTTGAGCAGATTAGTCTTGCTAAAACGTCAGAGGGGGTTGCGCAGGCCGGTATTGCCAAGGCACAGGCTAACATTCAGAAAATTCAGGCCGTATTGAAGGTGAAGCAGGCCGCAATTGACAATGCGAAACTTAAAGTTGGCTATGCCCATCTAGCAGCTCCGATTTCGGGTAAAATTGGCCGCAAGAATGTCGTCGTGGGTCAGTATGTGCAGCCGGGGCAGACATTGTTCACGATCGTTGCCGACTCGACATTCTGGGTTGTGGCTAACTTCAAAGAAACCCAGCTGGAAAAAATGAAACTCGGTCAGGCAGTCGATATTAAGCTGGATGCTTACCCTGACCTTGATGTAAAAGGCCGTATCAGCTCACTTTCGGAGGCAACGGGCGCCCGGTTTGCGCTTCTCCCGCCCGACAATGCATCAGGAAACTTCGTGAAAATTACGCAGCGTGTTCCGGTAAAGATCGAAATTTTGAATCCGGAAAAGTACAAAAATGAACT
- a CDS encoding MarR family winged helix-turn-helix transcriptional regulator produces the protein MIVERDKKAFDYKYFWSYRERAFGRLMGRLKRHFDLIIEPRLHELGFTDFKLSYMGFLANLTPEGITNNELAKRACVTKQAMSKVVNLLESEGYIHMEKNHNDSRSSVIYLSDRGKALLQAVFESVEDIQQQFIGIVGEDRWEQMIDTMVVLVNHIDQEGDHHQP, from the coding sequence ATGATCGTGGAAAGAGACAAAAAAGCATTTGATTATAAATATTTCTGGTCCTATCGGGAGCGAGCCTTCGGGCGTTTGATGGGTCGGCTAAAGCGTCATTTTGATTTAATTATTGAACCCCGTCTCCATGAGTTGGGATTCACTGATTTCAAGCTAAGTTATATGGGGTTTCTGGCTAACCTAACTCCCGAGGGTATAACGAATAACGAACTGGCTAAACGCGCATGCGTAACAAAGCAGGCCATGAGTAAAGTAGTTAATTTGCTGGAAAGCGAAGGCTACATTCATATGGAGAAAAACCACAACGACTCACGGTCGAGCGTAATTTACCTGAGTGATCGTGGCAAGGCTTTGTTACAGGCCGTTTTTGAAAGCGTGGAAGATATTCAGCAACAGTTTATCGGTATTGTTGGGGAGGATCGCTGGGAACAAATGATCGATACAATGGTTGTTTTGGTGAATCACATCGATCAGGAAGGCGATCACCATCAGCCATGA
- a CDS encoding NAD-dependent succinate-semialdehyde dehydrogenase, with product MTFSSINPYNQRKLKTYRADNTASIERKVKQADRAFADWSALSLADRTVFLRKVGEYLSANKQRYGELMTAEMGKTLREAITEVEKCATTCAFYADHAAAFLADQSIESSDGPAARSVITYQPLGPVLAIMPWNFPFWQAMRFAIPGLLAGNIGLLKHAPNVPGCALAIEETFRESGLPDGVFQTLLVDVPVVETLLKDRRVKAVTLTGSGRAGASVASIAGSQIKKSVLELGGSDALIVLADADLEKAAEIAVKSRMQNAGQSCIAAKRFIVEKSVKKQFTELVLQQIQQIRQGDPMDDATTMGPMARLDLADNIERQYRETIAKGARLITGGNGSAIQRSGCNVQPILLDKVKPGMAAFDEETFGPLAVIIEAKDESDAIRLANQSDFGLGSAIWTQDLDKADRLARQIQAGSVFINGLMRSDARVPFGGIKTSGFGRELSEAGIKEFVNAKTIWVER from the coding sequence ATGACATTTTCGTCAATCAATCCTTATAACCAGCGCAAACTAAAAACATACCGCGCCGATAACACCGCCAGCATTGAGCGTAAAGTAAAACAAGCCGACCGGGCATTTGCCGACTGGTCGGCTTTGTCATTAGCCGATCGTACGGTCTTCCTCCGCAAAGTCGGCGAATATTTAAGCGCCAATAAGCAACGGTATGGGGAGTTAATGACCGCCGAAATGGGCAAAACACTCCGGGAAGCCATTACCGAGGTAGAAAAATGCGCTACCACCTGCGCCTTCTACGCCGACCACGCAGCGGCTTTTCTGGCCGATCAATCCATCGAATCCAGCGATGGTCCGGCCGCCCGTAGCGTAATTACCTATCAGCCGTTAGGGCCTGTACTGGCCATTATGCCCTGGAATTTTCCGTTCTGGCAAGCCATGCGATTTGCGATTCCGGGGTTGCTTGCAGGCAATATTGGCTTACTGAAACATGCGCCCAACGTTCCGGGCTGTGCCCTGGCCATTGAAGAAACGTTCCGGGAGTCGGGCCTGCCCGATGGCGTTTTTCAGACACTTCTGGTCGATGTTCCTGTTGTTGAAACGTTACTGAAAGACCGGCGGGTAAAAGCGGTTACGCTCACAGGAAGTGGGCGGGCTGGTGCATCGGTTGCGTCTATTGCTGGTAGTCAGATCAAAAAGTCGGTACTGGAACTAGGTGGCTCCGACGCGCTCATTGTGCTGGCTGACGCTGATCTGGAAAAAGCTGCCGAAATAGCCGTTAAATCCCGGATGCAGAATGCCGGGCAAAGCTGTATTGCGGCCAAACGATTTATCGTCGAAAAATCAGTCAAAAAACAATTTACAGAACTGGTACTCCAGCAAATTCAGCAGATCAGGCAGGGCGACCCGATGGACGATGCAACCACGATGGGACCAATGGCCCGGCTCGATCTGGCCGATAACATTGAACGTCAATACCGCGAGACCATTGCCAAAGGGGCCAGACTCATTACGGGTGGCAATGGCTCTGCCATTCAACGATCGGGCTGCAACGTTCAGCCCATTTTACTGGATAAGGTAAAACCAGGCATGGCCGCATTTGACGAAGAGACCTTCGGGCCACTGGCCGTCATCATCGAAGCAAAAGACGAATCCGACGCTATACGGCTGGCCAACCAGTCTGACTTTGGCTTAGGCTCGGCCATATGGACACAGGATCTGGACAAGGCAGATCGGCTGGCCCGGCAAATTCAGGCGGGTTCGGTGTTCATCAATGGGCTCATGCGGTCAGACGCCCGCGTTCCGTTTGGTGGTATCAAAACATCGGGCTTCGGCCGTGAACTCTCAGAAGCCGGTATTAAAGAATTCGTGAATGCCAAGACGATTTGGGTCGAACGCTGA
- a CDS encoding NAD(P)H-dependent flavin oxidoreductase, translating to MQWTNKLTRLLSIEYPVIQAPMLGVSTPEMAAAVSNQGGLGSLPVGGLSPLRTIELIQQTKQLTNKPFAVNLFAHPIPAIDLSAAEAMQAYLETLCLAHHIPYTKLAMNDLHFYSYKEQIDSLIQEKIPIVSFTFGMLDDESIQSLKAAGCLLNGTATSVKEAELLTEKDIDIISVQGIEAGGHRGTFLTDEPLPMIGLMSLLPLVADRVSKPLLAAGGIHNGQTIKAAVDLGASGVQVGTAFIASPESVAIPAYKERLQRSSETDSVLTRSFSGRWARGISNTFMREIEQSGLSIPEYPIQNSLTTALRAAAQRQNNVEFTNMWAGQSASTSEAKPTADIFRTLIAQTEALFLP from the coding sequence ATGCAATGGACGAATAAACTAACCCGTTTGTTATCGATTGAGTATCCAGTTATACAGGCCCCAATGCTGGGCGTTTCTACCCCGGAAATGGCCGCTGCTGTCTCCAATCAGGGTGGGCTGGGTTCGCTGCCCGTTGGGGGCTTATCGCCCCTGCGAACAATAGAACTCATCCAGCAAACGAAGCAGCTTACCAACAAGCCGTTTGCTGTAAACCTCTTTGCCCATCCAATACCAGCCATTGACTTATCTGCCGCAGAAGCCATGCAGGCTTATCTGGAAACGCTATGTCTGGCGCATCATATTCCGTATACAAAACTGGCAATGAATGACTTACATTTTTATTCCTATAAAGAGCAGATCGACAGTCTGATTCAGGAAAAAATTCCCATTGTCAGTTTTACGTTTGGCATGCTGGACGACGAATCGATCCAGTCGTTGAAAGCTGCCGGATGCCTGCTTAATGGAACAGCTACTTCGGTAAAAGAAGCCGAGTTGCTTACGGAAAAAGATATTGATATTATTTCGGTTCAGGGCATTGAAGCCGGAGGGCATCGGGGAACGTTTTTAACGGACGAACCGCTACCGATGATCGGACTTATGTCGCTGCTTCCACTGGTAGCCGATCGGGTCTCGAAGCCGTTACTGGCCGCTGGTGGTATCCATAATGGGCAAACCATTAAAGCTGCTGTTGATTTGGGAGCATCGGGTGTACAGGTTGGAACAGCTTTCATCGCCAGTCCTGAAAGTGTGGCCATACCGGCCTACAAAGAACGACTTCAGCGATCGTCGGAAACCGACAGTGTTTTGACCCGTTCTTTTTCCGGCCGCTGGGCCAGGGGAATCAGCAATACCTTTATGCGTGAAATCGAACAATCGGGGCTTTCGATTCCGGAATATCCCATACAAAATAGTCTGACAACAGCTTTGCGAGCTGCCGCTCAACGGCAAAACAATGTCGAGTTTACAAACATGTGGGCCGGCCAGTCGGCGTCTACATCCGAAGCGAAACCCACTGCCGACATTTTTCGGACACTTATCGCGCAGACCGAAGCTTTATTTTTGCCTTGA
- a CDS encoding HAD family hydrolase: MTPTQPVKALFLDIGGVLLTNGWDRNARRRAAELFGLDYEQLNERHHLTFDTYESGKLSLDDYLKRIVFYQKRSYSPLEFTRFIMEQSEPYPDMIQLVSQLKQEYGLKLLAVNNEGREINAYRIRQFGLDTFFDAFVSSCYVHLRKPDIDIFQLALDVAQVEPDQVVYVDDRLMFVQVARTLGMHCIQHTSHDSTRAKLASLGLVLGHRSE, translated from the coding sequence ATGACGCCGACGCAACCTGTCAAAGCGCTCTTTCTGGATATAGGTGGAGTATTATTAACAAATGGCTGGGATCGAAATGCCCGACGACGGGCAGCCGAGCTATTTGGGCTGGATTATGAACAACTCAATGAGCGGCACCATCTGACGTTCGATACGTATGAATCGGGCAAATTGAGCCTGGATGATTACCTGAAACGAATTGTTTTTTACCAAAAACGTTCCTATTCACCGCTTGAGTTCACCCGGTTTATTATGGAACAGTCGGAGCCCTATCCGGATATGATCCAATTAGTGAGCCAGTTAAAACAGGAATATGGCTTAAAGCTGCTGGCCGTAAATAACGAAGGACGCGAGATCAATGCATATCGTATCCGGCAGTTTGGCCTTGATACGTTTTTCGACGCGTTTGTGTCATCGTGCTATGTACACCTGCGCAAGCCCGACATCGATATTTTTCAGCTGGCCTTAGACGTAGCGCAGGTAGAGCCTGATCAGGTCGTTTATGTCGACGACCGGCTGATGTTTGTGCAGGTAGCCCGAACACTCGGTATGCATTGCATTCAGCATACGAGCCACGATTCGACCCGTGCCAAATTGGCCTCATTGGGGTTAGTTCTTGGGCACCGATCAGAATAG